Proteins encoded together in one Pontiella desulfatans window:
- a CDS encoding sulfatase: protein MKMKMKWVQVALLAGLVSGANAKAPNVLFFSLDDMNDWVGAMGYAQAVTPNMDRLAKNGVNFLNAHAAGVFCAPSRSAIFTGRHASTTGCYTTQVYFHNHPEINPLHKVLHDGGYATYGAGKLFHHPAGFIDQRGWTEYFFRTDAQRKAGWNINTWNVDDPILPDPYPNSVYNQDREPANKFFMEWGKIKNEDEEKMADTLRTEWACALLRQKHDQPIFVGVGLYATHFPNYAPEKYFDLYDPGKIELPPYRADDLDDLPPAVKKAKTGRSEIHKRLEALDAVDDAIHGYLACISYQDAMLGRLLEAIESGPNAGNTIVVLWSDQGYHHGEKFDWGKHTLWERTSNVPFIWAGPGIFKGADVEATVSLMDMFPTLTELCGIKDGQARDGTSLAPILADPSTAKDREVLLPGMKPEEYAIINRNWRYIRYADGTEELYNTRQDPNEWNNLANNPEFKELKTQLAASAPQAFAEPGMIGDELKLVTEGDSFKWVGKRKAAPKKLSDTVQGSPMVPRENSDEAEMTPDKVNGKEVWISKIRDGAPTYFYFKLRNRKYANAKQPRVQIQITYLDQGNTRGFVQYDSSDASANAGGTFKQATTFKVGNSGQWKTLLFNLDDAQFSGRSNGGDLRIAFDRPDADPVVAEVLVKPLN from the coding sequence ATGAAGATGAAGATGAAGTGGGTGCAAGTTGCCCTTTTGGCGGGATTGGTTTCCGGTGCAAACGCGAAGGCGCCGAATGTGCTGTTCTTTTCACTGGACGATATGAACGACTGGGTCGGGGCAATGGGCTATGCGCAAGCGGTTACGCCGAACATGGACCGGCTGGCGAAAAACGGCGTCAATTTTTTGAATGCGCATGCGGCCGGTGTGTTTTGTGCGCCATCGCGGTCGGCCATATTCACGGGACGCCATGCCAGCACGACGGGGTGCTACACCACGCAGGTTTATTTCCACAACCATCCGGAGATCAATCCGCTCCACAAGGTGCTGCACGACGGTGGCTATGCCACCTATGGCGCGGGCAAGTTGTTTCATCATCCGGCGGGCTTCATCGACCAGCGCGGCTGGACGGAATATTTCTTCCGCACCGACGCGCAACGCAAAGCGGGCTGGAACATCAACACCTGGAATGTGGACGACCCGATTCTTCCCGATCCCTATCCCAACAGTGTCTACAACCAGGATCGCGAACCGGCGAACAAGTTTTTCATGGAGTGGGGCAAGATCAAGAACGAGGACGAGGAAAAGATGGCCGACACCCTGCGTACCGAGTGGGCCTGCGCGTTGCTCCGTCAAAAGCACGACCAGCCGATCTTCGTGGGGGTGGGGCTCTATGCCACGCATTTCCCGAACTATGCGCCGGAAAAATATTTCGACCTCTACGACCCCGGCAAGATCGAGCTTCCGCCCTACCGGGCCGACGACCTCGATGACCTGCCACCCGCCGTCAAGAAGGCCAAGACCGGCCGCAGCGAAATCCACAAGCGGTTGGAAGCGCTCGATGCCGTGGATGATGCCATCCATGGCTACCTCGCCTGCATCTCCTACCAGGATGCCATGCTGGGCCGTCTGCTCGAAGCCATCGAGTCGGGGCCGAATGCGGGCAACACCATCGTGGTGCTGTGGAGCGACCAAGGCTACCACCACGGCGAAAAGTTCGACTGGGGCAAGCACACGCTCTGGGAGCGGACATCGAACGTGCCGTTCATTTGGGCGGGGCCGGGCATCTTCAAGGGAGCCGATGTGGAGGCAACCGTTTCGCTGATGGATATGTTCCCGACGCTGACCGAGCTGTGCGGAATCAAGGATGGGCAGGCGCGCGACGGCACCTCGCTGGCCCCCATACTGGCCGATCCTTCAACGGCGAAAGACCGCGAGGTGCTGCTGCCGGGCATGAAGCCGGAGGAATATGCGATCATCAACCGCAACTGGCGCTACATCCGCTATGCCGACGGTACGGAAGAACTGTACAACACGAGGCAGGATCCCAACGAATGGAACAACCTGGCCAACAATCCGGAGTTCAAGGAGCTGAAAACGCAGCTGGCCGCCTCCGCGCCGCAAGCCTTTGCCGAACCGGGCATGATTGGCGACGAACTAAAGCTGGTCACCGAGGGCGATTCCTTCAAGTGGGTCGGCAAAAGGAAAGCCGCGCCGAAGAAGCTTTCGGATACCGTTCAAGGCTCGCCGATGGTTCCGCGGGAAAACAGTGATGAGGCGGAAATGACGCCGGACAAGGTGAACGGGAAGGAGGTCTGGATCTCGAAGATTCGCGACGGCGCGCCGACCTATTTCTATTTCAAGCTACGGAACCGGAAATACGCCAACGCCAAACAGCCGAGGGTGCAGATCCAAATTACCTATCTGGATCAAGGGAATACGCGCGGCTTTGTGCAGTATGACTCCAGCGATGCATCGGCAAACGCTGGAGGAACCTTCAAGCAGGCAACCACGTTTAAGGTCGGCAACTCCGGCCAATGGAAAACCCTCCTGTTCAACCTCGACGACGCCCAGTTTTCCGGCCGCAGCAACGGCGGCGACCTGCGCATTGCGTTCGATAGGCCCGATGCCGATCCCGTTGTGGCGGAAGTGTTGGTTAAGCCGCTCAACTAA
- a CDS encoding glycoside hydrolase family 71/99-like protein, giving the protein MKQGIKWAGIWVLAVVAASAEVSVDFFNSTLPQSTTNELGTLTLVFSVDAAGVVTLDASTTRGEQIVIDAVDAWDGAVGSIGHSGAFNTSFSLVLDDVGGSGLKLTDNGGGGLGVGGQNAWRIDRPGIEFVSADAIIPDGLLALNSVAWNHRANTTVDMQLTAPGGSLTNSLDGLEGTWNLVGEGLRLQSGQQLLFGNADLGVENDGYALAGFSFDIIDGTVAPETADLTPDNQTSYTTQSFEGRTVWVSDSADGQLYFDVPGAFGFVPGQPVYVRIEYHDSGYGRLFAEYDSTLGDATADKFQDAETHSRSSRVGGGGFVYSYQEFKSPLFNGRQNGGNDFRFKLQSSDGTPLRIAGVQISTAPYADEMFQLALSEPWLEPYAGEVHDLVDNTTLAGKVMTGYQGWFGAPNDVMDSGWNHWGRGSNDKPDESWMTIDAWPYLDDYDAEGLYRAGDLLHQDGRPAYLFSSRDPETVQRHFRWMRKHGIDGAYLQYFVNASRSGANGGKQFVLNNVREAAAKEGRIWALEYDISGLSTDFNEAMDIMTNDWNWMVNEAHITDDPRYAREDGKPVVFIWGFGVRDHSPALANAVVDWFAAQNLYLICGTRWKSEPEWQDHFQRYDQLLIWMERDLGTLASRKAALDSWGMKILPHAWPGFSWNNLQQTVYPYQHTARDGGQFYWDRLYNAVAVGADQIFLGMFDEYDEGTAIMPMQDNHPNIYSEGTNTWGHYIDNEGRDPFWYLQLSEAAREMLNGQRPVSATLPLESEITPAAYAGDDATCYLGTNDVVTGLSHPQPPDGVTDGLVLGNQSCRTNGASYFYFGIDDAMVYANTAGQAATIELEYYDDAPGKTIRLQYDGTSAAYSLHPDVEITPGSGGWKYYRWNVADGYFGNRQNGLSDFRINITGGNTVAIRRVSVFLPEEQGGAQADAPTIEFADTGLAWPEMSDVTGWRLFESGNLASNDWTEVGSGLTFTNGMVLYDALATNEASFYQLRKPAKK; this is encoded by the coding sequence ATGAAACAAGGAATTAAATGGGCTGGAATCTGGGTGCTGGCCGTGGTTGCGGCTTCGGCCGAGGTTTCGGTGGATTTTTTTAACTCCACCTTGCCCCAATCCACCACCAACGAGCTGGGAACGTTGACGCTGGTGTTTTCGGTCGACGCCGCCGGCGTTGTTACGCTGGATGCCTCGACGACACGGGGCGAACAGATCGTCATCGATGCCGTCGATGCGTGGGATGGGGCGGTCGGTTCCATCGGCCACTCCGGCGCATTCAACACCTCTTTTTCCCTTGTGCTCGACGATGTCGGCGGTTCCGGCCTGAAGCTCACCGACAATGGCGGTGGCGGCCTGGGCGTCGGCGGCCAGAATGCCTGGCGCATCGATCGCCCCGGCATTGAATTTGTCTCGGCGGATGCCATCATTCCGGATGGGTTGCTCGCCTTGAATTCGGTGGCTTGGAACCATCGAGCCAACACGACGGTCGATATGCAGCTCACCGCCCCCGGCGGCTCGCTCACCAACAGCCTCGACGGGCTGGAGGGAACGTGGAATCTCGTGGGCGAAGGCCTGCGGCTTCAAAGCGGTCAGCAATTGCTGTTCGGCAATGCCGACCTGGGCGTGGAAAACGACGGCTATGCGCTGGCGGGTTTTTCGTTCGACATCATCGATGGAACGGTGGCCCCGGAAACCGCCGACCTGACACCGGACAACCAGACCTCGTATACCACCCAATCCTTCGAAGGACGCACGGTCTGGGTTTCCGACAGTGCGGATGGCCAACTCTATTTCGATGTGCCCGGTGCGTTTGGCTTTGTGCCCGGACAGCCGGTTTATGTCCGCATTGAATACCACGATTCCGGATACGGAAGACTGTTTGCCGAATACGATTCAACGCTGGGGGATGCCACGGCCGATAAATTCCAGGATGCCGAAACCCATTCGCGCTCCAGCCGCGTCGGTGGCGGCGGTTTTGTCTACAGCTATCAGGAATTTAAATCACCCCTGTTCAACGGCCGGCAGAATGGGGGCAACGACTTCCGGTTCAAATTGCAAAGCAGCGACGGCACGCCGCTGCGGATTGCCGGCGTGCAGATCAGCACGGCGCCTTATGCCGACGAAATGTTCCAGCTTGCGCTGTCCGAACCCTGGCTGGAACCGTACGCAGGGGAAGTGCACGACCTGGTCGACAACACCACGCTGGCCGGCAAGGTGATGACGGGCTACCAAGGTTGGTTCGGCGCGCCCAACGATGTGATGGACAGTGGGTGGAACCACTGGGGGCGCGGCAGCAACGACAAGCCCGATGAAAGCTGGATGACGATCGACGCGTGGCCCTATCTCGACGACTACGATGCCGAAGGCCTCTACCGCGCCGGCGACCTGCTGCATCAGGACGGTCGTCCCGCCTACCTCTTTTCCTCCCGCGATCCTGAAACCGTGCAGCGCCACTTCCGCTGGATGCGCAAGCACGGCATCGACGGCGCCTACCTCCAGTATTTCGTGAACGCCAGCCGCAGCGGCGCCAACGGGGGAAAGCAGTTCGTGCTCAACAACGTCCGCGAGGCCGCCGCCAAGGAGGGGCGCATCTGGGCGCTCGAGTACGACATCAGCGGGCTCTCGACCGACTTCAATGAAGCCATGGATATCATGACCAACGACTGGAACTGGATGGTCAACGAGGCGCACATTACCGACGATCCGCGCTATGCCCGCGAGGATGGGAAGCCGGTGGTTTTCATCTGGGGCTTCGGGGTGCGCGACCACTCGCCCGCGCTTGCCAATGCGGTGGTCGACTGGTTTGCCGCGCAAAACCTCTACCTGATCTGCGGCACGCGCTGGAAGTCCGAACCGGAGTGGCAAGACCATTTCCAGCGCTACGACCAGTTGCTCATCTGGATGGAACGCGACCTGGGCACCCTGGCCAGCCGGAAAGCCGCGCTCGACAGCTGGGGCATGAAGATCCTGCCGCACGCCTGGCCGGGCTTTTCCTGGAACAACCTGCAGCAGACGGTCTATCCCTATCAGCACACCGCGCGCGACGGCGGGCAGTTCTATTGGGACAGGCTCTACAACGCCGTGGCCGTGGGCGCCGACCAAATCTTCCTCGGCATGTTCGATGAATACGACGAAGGCACCGCGATCATGCCCATGCAAGACAACCATCCGAACATCTATTCGGAGGGCACCAACACCTGGGGGCACTATATCGACAACGAGGGGCGCGATCCGTTCTGGTATCTCCAGCTCAGCGAGGCCGCCCGCGAGATGCTCAACGGACAGCGCCCGGTGTCGGCCACCCTTCCGTTGGAATCGGAAATCACGCCTGCGGCCTATGCGGGCGACGATGCAACCTGCTATTTGGGCACCAACGATGTGGTTACCGGCCTATCCCATCCGCAACCCCCGGACGGAGTGACCGACGGATTGGTGCTCGGCAACCAAAGTTGCCGCACCAACGGCGCGTCCTATTTTTACTTCGGCATCGATGATGCCATGGTCTATGCAAATACCGCAGGACAGGCGGCCACCATCGAGCTGGAATATTACGACGACGCGCCGGGCAAAACCATCCGCCTCCAGTACGACGGCACCTCGGCGGCCTACAGCCTCCATCCGGATGTCGAAATCACGCCGGGCTCCGGCGGTTGGAAGTATTATCGGTGGAATGTGGCCGATGGTTATTTCGGAAACCGCCAAAACGGCCTGTCGGATTTCCGCATCAACATCACCGGCGGCAACACCGTGGCGATCCGCCGCGTGAGCGTCTTCCTGCCGGAAGAGCAGGGCGGTGCACAGGCCGATGCCCCGACGATCGAGTTTGCCGACACGGGACTGGCCTGGCCGGAAATGTCGGACGTCACCGGCTGGCGCCTCTTCGAAAG